The Salvia splendens isolate huo1 chromosome 21, SspV2, whole genome shotgun sequence genome includes a window with the following:
- the LOC121785428 gene encoding protein DETOXIFICATION 27-like, whose product MSNTTKNDETQLKAPLLEDIRKSTELVEKEDGDNPRLSSRVWVETKMLWRIVGPAIFSRMTSYTMFVITQAFAGHLGDLELAAMSIASNVIVGFDFGLLLGMASALETLCGQAYGAKKHYMLGIYLQRSWIVLFACCVALLPLFFYATPILKAVGQPDDVAELSGTVALVFIPLHFSFAMTFPLQRFLQSQLKNIVTAYVNLGAFIVHVLMSYLLVYRLGLGLVATAFTLNISWWITVVGLFVYVVGGGCPQTWTGFSTQAFCGLWDFLKLSASSGVMLCLENWYYRILIVMTGNLKNATIAVDALSVCMNINGWEMMIPLSFFAGTGVRVANELGAGNGKGAKFATIVSVCESMVIGLIFWLLIMLFHNEIALIFTSSPPVLEAVSHLSLLLAFTILLNSVQPILSGVAVGSGWQSYVAYINLGCYYLVGVPLGVLMGWVFDQGVMGIWAGMIFGGTAVQTLILAIITIRCDWEKEAAKATMHVNKWSDSRNTA is encoded by the exons ATGTCAAACACAACCAAAAATGATGAAACACAGCTCAAGGCACCATTGTTAGAAGACATAAGAAAGAGCACAGAATTAGTAGAAAAAGAAGATGGAGACAACCCTCGGCTGAGTAGCAGAGTTTGGGTGGAGACGAAGATGCTATGGCGGATTGTGGGCCCCGCCATTTTCAGCCGCATGACGTCGTACACGATGTTCGTCATCACCCAGGCCTTCGCCGGCCACCTGGGTGACCTCGAGCTCGCCGCCATGTCCATCGCCTCCAACGTCATCGTCGGCttcgacttcggcctcctg TTAGGTATGGCGAGCGCGCTGGAGACGCTATGTGGGCAGGCGTACGGGGCGAAGAAGCACTACATGCTGGGGATCTACCTGCAGCGGTCGTGGATCGTGCTTTTCGCGTGCTGCGTTGCGCTGCTGCCGCTCTTCTTCTACGCCACCCCGATCCTGAAGGCGGTGGGGCAGCCGGACGATGTGGCGGAGCTGTCGGGGACGGTGGCGCTGGTCTTCATCCCGCTCCACTTCAGCTTCGCCATGACGTTCCCGCTGCAGCGCTTCCTGCAGAGCCAGCTCAAGAACATCGTCACTGCGTACGTGAACCTCGGTGCGTTTATCGTGCACGTGCTCATGAGCTACCTCCTCGTCTACCGCCTCGGCCTCGGCCTCGTGGCCACCGCCTTCACCCTCAACATCTCGTGGTGGATCACGGTGGTTGGTTTGTTCGTCTACGTTGTCGGTGGTGGATGCCCCCAGACGTGGACCGGGTTCTCGACCCAAGCGTTCTGCGGTCTGTGGGATTTCCTCAAGCTCTCGGCTTCTTCGGGTGTCATGCTATg TTTGGAGAATTGGTACTACAGGATTCTGATTGTGATGACTGGAAATCTCAAGAACGCGACAATTGCAGTGGATGCATTGTCTGTCTG CATGAACATCAATGGCTGGGAAATGATGATCCCTCTTTCATTTTTTGCTGGAACCGG GGTAAGAGTGGCTAATGAGCTAGGAGCAGGGAATGGGAAAGGAGCCAAATTTGCAACCATAGTATCAGTGTGTGAATCAATGGTGATTGGATTAATATTTTGGCTACTTATAATGCTATTCCACAATGAGATTGCTCTCATTTTCACATCAAGCCCACCTGTCTTAGAAGCTGTCTCCCACCTCTCTCTTCTTTTAGCCTTCACAATTCTTCTCAACAGTGTTCAACCAATTCTCTCAG GGGTGGCCGTTGGATCTGGATGGCAATCATACGTGGCATACATCAACCTTGGGTGCTACTATTTGGTGGGAGTTCCACTTGGAGTTTTGATGGGATGGGTATTTGATCAAGGAGTTATG GGCATTTGGGCTGGTATGATATTCGGTGGAACTGCAGTTCAGACACTAATACTTGCTATTATTACAATAAGATGTGACTGGGAAAAGGAG GCGGCTAAGGCAACTATGCATGTGAACAAGTGGTCAGATTCAAGAAACACTGCATAA
- the LOC121783939 gene encoding transcription factor bHLH96-like, producing MAMEAMIYNYTTELNMFGVEEKANTPEARRKRRRSKPSMNEEELETKRMTHIAVERNRRRQMNDYLAVLRSLMPPSYSQRGDQASIVGGAINFVKELEHLLQLSTFPQLYTRSSSSNSCITANVAVERRSDIEVTMMEGHASIKILAKKNSKQLLKLVAGFQSLCLNILHLSITTVDQSVLYSFSVKVEDECQLSSVNEIATKIQEMIGRIQQESTSLA from the exons atggCTATGGAAGCAATGATTTACAACTACACTACGGAATTGAACATGTTTGGAGTTGAAGAAAAGGCCAACACACCGGAGGCACGGCGCAAGAGGCGGCGGAGCAAGCCATCGATGAACGAGGAGGAGCTCGAGACGAAGAGGATGACTCACATCGCCGTCGAGAGGAATCGCCGCCGCCAGATGAACGACTACCTCGCCGTCCTCCGCTCCTTGATGCCTCCTTCCTATTCTCAAAGA GGAGATCAAGCATCAATAGTTGGTGGTGCGATCAATTTTGTGAAAGAACTCGAGCATCTACTTCAACTCTCCACTTTTCCTCAATTATACACTAGGAGTTCAAGTAGCAACTCTTGTATCACGGCGAATGTCGCGGTGGAGAGGCGGTCGGATATCGAGGTGACGATGATGGAGGGTCATGCAAGCATCAAGATCCTAGCAAAGAAAAACTCTAAGCAACTCCTCAAATTGGTGGCCGGATTTCAATCCCTTTGCCTCAACATTCTCCATCTTAGCATCACAACCGTTGATCAATCGGTTCTATACTCTTTCAGTGTTAAG GTAGAAGATGAATGCCAGCTCAGCTCAGTGAATGAGATAGCCACAAAAATACAAGAGATGATTGGAAGGATCCAACAAGAATCTACTTCTTTAGCTTAG
- the LOC121784546 gene encoding putative F-box protein At3g23960, with the protein MVIMNIDELTEIFLHLPVQSFLRCRAVCKFWEDLIDSRPFKKLYNNVNKSDDTVYLKFSLSNGQIRVQHNKKALISEESDHFKGFTIGEVRLHGPVKGLICIECTNPEVPIAICNPFLGQLKFLPLISNPSCRIICSTVGVGFDEDYKVVQLFSCKKHLCLHAHVYSGRTNSWRELSGAVLDNLQLRYNSTIKSGCKNGYFAHWRVSRRIKRYECSGEILSFDMKNEVFKTIMVPADRICSKIFAEDEHSFLRFDIATPLYDSNLVGIYELKGKGSESRWNHVTNVDVPSLNYIPGSIDTCVFFEQHVYDYRARKFLSLLPKRYRIGFRIVEYRGSFVSLNA; encoded by the coding sequence ATGGTGATAATGAACATCGATGAGTTGACAGAGATTTTCTTGCATCTTCCCGTCCAATCGTTCTTGAGATGTAGAGCTGTTTGCAAATTCTGGGAAGACCTCATCGATTCCCGACCTTTTAAGAAATTGTACAACAACGTCAACAAATCAGACGACACGGTATATCTAAAATTCAGTTTATCCAACGGTCAAATCCGAGTGCAACACAACAAAAAGGCCTTAATATCGGAAGAATCCGACCACTTTAAAGGGTTCACCATTGGTGAAGTCAGGCTACATGGGCCGGTCAAGGGTCTAATATGCATCGAATGCACGAATCCCGAGGTGCCCATAGCCATATGCAATCCTTTTCTAGGCCAACTCAAGTTCCTCCCACTAATTTCCAACCCCTCGTGTAGAATAATATGTAGCACGGTTGGAGTTGGTTTCGATGAAGATTACAAAGTGGTGCAACTGTTCTCGTGCAAGAAACACCTCTGTCTCCACGCCCATGTGTACTCGGGAAGGACGAATTCTTGGAGGGAGTTGAGCGGCGCTGTCCTTGATAATCTACAACTTAGGTAcaatagtactataaaatcAGGGTGCAAGAATGGCTACTTTGCGCACTGGCGCGTAAGCCGGCGTATAAAAAGATATGAGTGTAGTGGTGAGATACTAAGTTTTGACATGAAGAATGAAGTGTTTAAGACCATAATGGTTCCGGCGGATCGGATTTGTAGTAAGATTTTTGCAGAAGATGAGCATTCGTTTCTGCGATTTGATATAGCTACTCCACTATATGATAGTAATTTGGTGGGAATTTATGAGTTGAAAGGCAAAGGAAGTGAATCGAGATGGAATCATGTGACGAATGTGGATGTGCCGTCCTTGAATTATATACCTGGGAGCATTGATACTTGTGTTTTTTTCGAGCAACATGTGTATGATTATCGTGCACGCAAATTCCTCAGCTTGCTGCCCAAACGGTACCGCATAGGGTTCAGAATTGTTGAGTATAGAGGAAGCTTCGTTTCATTGAATGCTTAG